In the Chelonoidis abingdonii isolate Lonesome George chromosome 13, CheloAbing_2.0, whole genome shotgun sequence genome, one interval contains:
- the LOC116832207 gene encoding urotensin-2 receptor-like, translating to MSVNEELESRFSATTMMAMKASEGSPFRISPNISYNATWDNAPAASSMEDMIATCTIGTILSIMCVIGVTGNVYTLVVMCHYLRYSASMYIYIINLALADLLYLLTIPFIVGTYFIQEWYFRDVGCRILFSLDFLTMHASIFTLTVMSTERYFAVLKPLDTVKRSKSYRKAIAIVIWVVSLLLTLPMLIMIQLVQRDRKSICLPTWSKLSYKIYLTILFCTSIVGPGVIIGYLYIRLARTYWVSQTASFKQTKRLPNQKVLYLIFTIVLVFWACFLPFWIWQLLFQYYESFPLSPKAMRNINYLTTCLTYSNSCINPFLYTLLTKNYKEYLRNRQRSFNSSSGYFQRRNRFQRISGRSLSTSSQHCTETYVLTHVPVGNNSA from the coding sequence ATGTCTGTAAATGAAGAGCTAGAGAGCAGGTTTTCAGCAACCACCATGATGGCCATGAAGGCAAGTGAAGGGAGCCCATTCAGAATCAGCCCCAACATTTCCTACAATGCCACCTGGGACAATGCTCCAGCTGCCAGTTCAATGGAGGACATGATAGCCACTTGCACCATCGGGACTATCCTCTCCATTATGTGTGTGATCGGTGTGACGGGCAATGTCTACACCCTGGTGGTGATGTGCCATTACCTGAGATACTCTGCTTCTATGTACATTTACATCATTAACCTTGCCTTGGCAGACCTGCTCTACCTACTCACCATCCCTTTCATCGTTGGGACATACTTCATCCAGGAATGGTACTTTCGAGACGTCGGGTGCCGCATCTTGTTCAGTCTGGATTTCCTCACCATGCACGCTAGCATCTTCACCCTGACGGTCATGAGCACAGAGCGCTACTTCGCGGTGCTGAAGCCCCTGGACACGGTGAAGAGGTCCAAAAGCTACCGGAAAGCCATTGCCATTGTCATTTGGGTGGTGTCTTTGCTGCTCACGCTCCCAATGCTTATCATGATCCAGCTGGTGCAAAGAGACCGCAAAAGCATCTGTCTGCCCACCTGGAGCAAGCTGTCCTACAAAATCTATCTGACCATCCTCTTCTGTACCAGTATTGTTGGCCCAGGGGTGATCATTGGATACCTTTACATTAGACTAGCCAGGACCTACTGGGTGTCCCAAACAGCCTCTTTCAAACAGACCAAGCGGCTGCCTAATCAAAAAGTTCTGTATCTAATTTTCACGATAGTGCTGGTCTTCTGGGCTTGCTTCTTGCCCTTCTGGATCTGGCAGCTTCTCTTCCAATATTACGAATCCTTCCCGTTGTCCCCCAAGGCCATGAGGAACATTAACTATCTGACAACCTGCCTGACCTACAGCAACAGCTGCATCAACCCTTTCCTCTACACCCTGCTGACCAAAAACTACAAGGAATACTTGAGGAACAGGCAACGGTCTTTCAATAGCAGCAGTGGGTACTTCCAGAGGAGGAATCGATTTCAGAGGATTTCTGGGAGATCCCTTTCCACAAGCAGTCAGCATTGCACAGAGACTTACGTGCTCACTCATGTTCCTGTGGGAAACAACAGTGCCTGA